Proteins found in one Miscanthus floridulus cultivar M001 chromosome 4, ASM1932011v1, whole genome shotgun sequence genomic segment:
- the LOC136548848 gene encoding protein SHORT INTERNODES 1-like has protein sequence MHPFDAAPFLSATPAEGSFEPRQEEEELVGAASSPSPSRGTRAGGENAGIRCQDCRHRAKAYCAHCCSSRGIVCPGHVKTTSHVPASQYSERPQTTLAASASTEGVDVEPNPKRPRRAALPSVAVAPTTTSSVDQPIATTALERFAREVSMDAVFRRVRLGVGGPEPEAAYYTTVTIAGHVFKGVLYDVAPHSGSTAASDTDGSGSGEGEVGSSLSTAGGSCLDLTLGLRGTPQT, from the exons ATGCACCCATTCGACGCCGCACCCTTCCTCTCCGCTACCCCCGCGGAGGGGAGCTTCGAGCCacggcaggaggaggaggagcttgttgGAGCcgcgtcatcgccgtcgccgtcgcgtgGCACGCGGGCTGGCGGGGAAAACGCCGGCATCAGATGCCAGGATTGCCGGCACCGGGCCAAGGCGTACTGCGCGCACTGTTGCAGCAGCCGCGGCATCGTCTGCCCCGGCCACGTGAAGACGACCTCTCACGTCCCCGCGTCCCAGTACAGCGAGCGCCCGCAGACCACGCTCGCGGCGTCAGCCTCAACCGAGGGCGTCGACGTCGAGCCCAACCCCAAGCGCCCACGCCGGGCCGCGCTTCCCTCTGTCGCCGTCGCccccaccaccacatcgtccg TTGATCAGCCGATCGCGACGACGGCGCTGGAGAGGTTCGCGCGGGAAGTGAGCATGGACGCCGTGTTCCGCCGCGTGCGGCTAGGAGTAGGAGGGCCCGAGCCGGAGGCCGCGTACTACACCACCGTCACCATCGCCGGGCACGTGTTCAAGGGAGTCCTGTACGACGTCGCCCCCCACAGTGGTAGCACGGCTGCCTCGGATACGGACGGGAGCGGGAGCGGTGAAGGTGAAGTAGGGTCGTCGCTGAGCACGGCCGGCGGCAGCTGCCTGGATCTAACGCTGGGACTGCGAGGCACGCCGCAGACTTAA